The Solanum lycopersicum chromosome 6, SLM_r2.1 genome has a window encoding:
- the LOC101252782 gene encoding zinc finger protein ZAT1-like: protein MVDNNNNNNSQKNEPSTHVLLLYCRVCKRGFNSAGALGGHMRSHGSVGDNSGSNKNYGEDISEQKYMMNNFRREKLEGQKHSYNLRTNSNRLMLGNNRSTSDHDHDHVDVEKSEYYYYGPDVKDKQHCSREEEEDLANCLVMLSNKSYDLSDNSNKEAKNKAKEVEKGMFQCKGCKKIFNSHQALGGHRASHKKVKGCYAAKLDDNNDDDDNDIDDDSIISPSDLILHQESNDFQSQSPTSSSSFSRKRSRVHQCSICHRVFSSGQALGGHKRCHWLTSSLPEATFIPTFQEIQYHNQEQVLYNKPLFINNSHQPLDLNFPEQLGNPTEVGLKLHNNPFEHEGPRSQLQLWTEDTNQNHKRKDSLCREENRKAKEAKLSNLKDVNLDKGSSSWLQVGIGPTPDIFATL from the coding sequence atggtggataacaataataataataatagccaAAAAAATGAACCATCAACTCATGTTTTACTACTCTATTGTAGAGTATGTAAGAGGGGATTTAATAGTGCTGGGGCACTTGGTGGGCACATGAGATCTCATGGATCAGTAGGGGATAATAGTGGTAGTAATAAAAACTATGGAGAAGATATTagtgaacaaaaatatatgatgAATAATTTTAGAAGGGAAAAATTGGAGGGTCAAAAACACTCGTATAATCTTCGTACTAATTCTAATCGATTAATGTTAGGGAATAATCGATCAACAAGTGATCATGATCATGATCATGTAGATGTTGAAAAATCggagtattattattatggtcCCGATGTTAAGGATAAACAACATTGTtcaagagaagaagaagaagatctcGCAAATTGTTTAGTTATGTTATCGAACAAATCTTATGATTTGTCCGATAACAGTAACAAGGAGGCTAAAAACAAGGCTAAAGAAGTGGAAAAGGGAATGTTTCAATGTAAAGGATgtaagaaaatttttaattctcaCCAAGCTTTAGGGGGACATAGAGCGAGTCACAAGAAAGTTAAAGGGTGTTATGCTGCAAAACTCGACGACAAcaacgatgatgatgataatgacaTTGATGACGACTCAATAATCTCTCCTAGTGATTTGATTTTGCATCAAGAATCCAACGATTTTCAATCTCAATCCCCAACATCATCAAGCTCATTTTCAAGAAAGAGATCAAGGGTTCACCAATGCTCGATTTGCCATCGAGTCTTTTCATCTGGACAAGCCTTGGGTGGACACAAAAGGTGTCACTGGCTAACCTCGAGTTTGCCAGAGGCTACCTTTATACCCACTTTTCAAGAAATCCAAtatcacaatcaagaacaagtacTATACAACAAACCTTTATTTATCAACAACTCTCATCAACCACTAGATCTAAATTTTCCGGAACAACTAGGCAATCCAACTGAAGTTGGGTTGAAACTACACAATAATCCATTTGAACATGAAGGCCCAAGAAGCCAACTCCAGCTATGGACAGAGGATACTAATCAAAATCACAAGCGCAAAGATTCTTTGTGTAGGGAGGAAAATAGAAAGGCAAAGGAAGCAAAATTGAGTAACCTTAAAGATGTGAATTTGGATAAAGGCTCTTCTTCTTGGTTACAAGTAGGAATTGGTCCAACTCCTGATATTTTTGCAACCCTATAA
- the MPK3 gene encoding mitogen-activated protein kinase 3 produces the protein MVDANMGAAQFPDFPKIVTHAGQYVQYDIFGNLFEITNKYQPPIMPIGRGAYGIVCSVFNAELNEMVAVKKIANAFDNYMDAKRTLREIKLLRHLDHENVIGLRDVIPPPLRREFSDVYIATELMDTDLHQIIRSNQGLSEDHCQYFMYQLLRGLKYIHSAHVIHRDLKPSNLLLNANCDLKICDFGLARPNVENENMTEYVVTRWYRAPELLLNSSDYTAAIDVWSVGCIFMELMNRKPLFAGKDHVHQIRLLTELLGTPTESDLSFLRNEDAKRYVRQLPQHPRQQLATVFPHVNPLAIDLVDKMLTLDPTRRITVEEALAHPYLAKLHDAADEPVCPIPFSFDFEQQGIGEEQIKDMIYQEALALNPEYA, from the exons ATGGTTGATGCTAATATGGGTGCTGCTCAATTTCCTGATTTTCCTAAAATTGTCACTCATGCTGGACAATATGTTCAGTATGACATTTTTGGTAATCTTTTTGAGATTACTAACAAGTATCAACCTCCTATCATGCCTATTGGACGTGGCGCTTATGGAATCGTCTG CTCTGTGTTTAATGCGGAGCTGAATGAGATGGTTGCAGTTAAGAAAATCGCCAATGCTTTTGATAATTACATGGATGCTAAGAGGACGCTCCGTGAAATTAAGCTTCTTCGCCATTTAGACCATGAAAAC GTCATTGGTTTAAGAGATGTGATTCCTCCGCCCTTACGAAGGGAGTTTTCTGATGTTTACATTGCTACTGAACTCATGGATACTGATCTTCACCAAATAATTAGATCAAACCAAGGTTTATCAGAGGATCATTGCCAG TACTTCATGTATCAGCTTCTCCGTGGGCTAAAGTACATACATTCCGCGCATGTTATTCATAGAGATCTCAAACCAAGTAACCTCTTGCTAAATGCAAATTGTGATCTTAAGATATGTGATTTTGGTCTTGCAAGGCCAAACGTAGAGAACGAGAATATGACAGAATATGTAGTAACCAGATGGTACAGAGCACCGGAGCTTTTGTTGAACTCTTCAGATTACACTGCTGCCATAGATGTTTGGTCTGTGGGTTGCATCTTCATGGAGCTTATGAATAGAAAACCTTTGTTTGCTGGAAAAGATCATGTACATCAAATTCGCTTGCTAACTGAG CTTCTTGGCACTCCTACAGAATCTGATCTTAGCTTCCTCCGTAATGAAGATGCAAAAAGATACGTCAGGCAACTCCCACAACATCCACGCCAGCAGTTAGCAACAGTGTTCCCTCATGTGAATCCATTAGCCATTGATCTTGTAGATAAGATGTTGACGCTCGACCCTACTAGAAGAATAACAG TTGAGGAAGCATTAGCTCATCCCTACCTCGCAAAGCTCCATGATGCAGCTGATGAACCAGTCTGCCCCATCCCGTTCTCTTTCGACTTTGAGCAACAAGGGATAGGAGAAGAGCAGATTAAAGACATGATTTATCAAGAAGCTTTGGCGTTGAATCCTGAATATGCTTAA